GGATGTCCGATCGCAACGGCGCCGCCATTCACGTTCGTGATCGCCGGATCCAGTCCGAGTTCTTTTTGAACCGCGAGGTATTGAGCAGCAAACGCTTCGTTGACTTCGACGAGACTCATATCGGAAAGTTTCAAACCCGCTTTTTTCAAAGCGGCGGGAATCGCAAGCGCAGGACCGATTCCCATCTTAGCAGGATCGCAACCCGCGTGACCGTAACCGCGAATGATCGCGAGAGGTTTTTTACCGACCTTGTTTGCGTAAGAAGCGGAAGTAACGATCGTCGCCGCGGCTCCGTCGTTCAAACCGGAAGCGTTTCCAGCGGTAACGGTTCCTCCGTCGCGGAAAACCGCCTTTAACGATCCGAGTTTTTCTGCGCCCGCAGCGCCTTTGATAAATTCATCTTTTTCTAATGTAACGGGTTTTTTACCGCCGATGGTTACGGGAAGAATCTCGTCTTTCAGACGACCTTCGTTCGTAGCCTTTTCCGCGCGGGTCTGAGAAATCGCGGCCCACTCGTCTTGTTCTTGTCTGGAAATCTTGTATTGGTCAGCAAGATTTTCCGCGGTCTGACCCATGATCAAACCTACGTATTGGTCGGTAAGACCTTGTTCCAATGTATCTTCGAATTCAGCGGAGCCATAACGAACTCCCCAGCGTGCATTTCGAACTACGTAAGGAGCGTTGCTCATAGATTCCACACCACCCGCAAGAACCGCATCCGCATCCCCAAGGTAAATCTTCTTAGCCGCCTGAACGATCGCTTCCATACCGGAACCGCAAAGACGATTCAGAGTCAATGCCGGAACTCCCAAAGGAAGACCGGACTTTAAGCCGATATGGCGAGCGAGATAAATCGCCTCTTTTCCGGTCGGAATCACGTTTCCAAAAATTGATTCCCCGATTCCGTCCGGAGAAACTCCCGTCTTTTCCAAAATCGCCTTAGAAACCAAAACTCCCAAATCAACCGCACTGAGGTCCTTTAAAGTTCCTCCGAAATTTCCGAACGGGGTTCTAATTCCGTCCAGGATGACTGCCTCTTCCATAATTACTCCTAATAACTTTAATATTCTAATTCCTGAATGTTTCTTCGCTTTGCAATGTATTTCCACTCATTATCCGACACATTGTACCTGTAGATATTCCATTGGAAAATTTTCGAGGCGGATAGACGGAAGAATTTCCGTCTTAACCGTAAAGTAAACACTTTTCGCCAAAACCGTTTATACGAAAAAATCCCTCTCGTTTACAAAACGGAAATCTTAGTTTGATCTCTTCCTTGGTCCAAATAAAACCCAATTTTCTTTAGAAATCGCACAGTTGCGCTTTCCTTTTTCTGGCGTTGATCTTTGACTCGAAATAAAATTGTGTGGAAATCGTTTATAGAAATCATTTTTATATTCTTTTTAGTCCGAAGCGGAAATAAAAAATCCTCTGATCTTGATTTTCCAAAAGAAGGCGAACCCTTTCTTCGTGTGAAAGAAACAGTTCCTACAAATTCCTTAAAAAGGATTTCCCAAAAAGATTTAAATGCGGGAATTCCCACAATTTTTTTCACAACTCTACAAAACTAGAAAAAACCTTAAAAATAACGATCCGCCATTACTCATTTTCGTCCAACTCCTCAAAAAAAGCCTATTTTGGAAAGTAGGAATTCTTTTCGGTTTTTTCTTTAATCGCCAAATCATTCTCATTTGATTCTGAATAATAAACATCGTTTATTGAGGAAAAACAAACGGCTTGATATGCGTCTCATTGTAATTTCATTGATTGGTTTAAATCTATTTTTGTTTGAATTTTTTTACATAAGAGTTTTTGAAAAATTCAATAGTGGAGATTAACAAATATGCTCCGACCGTCCGTTTCAATGAAACAGAAATAGATGGAGAAGTAATTTTTCAACAACTCTATAGATCGACGCAGAAAATTTTACGATCAATCATCGTTACTGATCCTATAAAATAGAATACCGTTAATTTGAGCACAAATCCCATGTTTAGACGCAAAATTTTAGACACTCTATTATATAGGGATGATTAGGGAAAAGCTTTCGATTCCTGAAATGTTTTTGGTAAAATCTTTCTTATTTAGATCCATACTGATTGTCATGGATAGAATCATCGTTCTTATGAGGATGGAAGTAATGTGGAAGAAGAATTTCATTTTCTCATTTTTCTAAAAATCCAATTACTCGGACGCATGAATAGAATACTATGATAACGTGAGTTCGGCGGTTGAAAGTTTGGGCGAATAAGAAACTAAAGTGTTACTACTTCCTGAACTCAGGCGCAGAGCTTTCGTAAACTCAAATCTCGCGACCGTGCGTTAACTCAGCGAATGCCTCTCTCTATGGATTGGCATTCAGGTCGAAACATAGAATCGCTTTCACATTTTGCTATACCGAACTCACATTATGATAAACTTATTTCGAAAATTAGAATGTTGGAATCTTTCTCTAAAAAGTCGGGATTTCCCGATTTGACTTAATTTTTGAGAACCGTTGTACTTTTACAAAACCGACCGCTTATTTTCGAGTATCATTTTCATGCCTTCGAGTAGTAAGATAATACTTAAAAAACCAAAAATCCACGAGTCGACTTTATCGAAAAATTCCCGCAAAGCCGAATTTGTGAAGAAACAGCAAACTTGGTATCTTTACCTTTCGCATTCGGCTTTTATAAACTTCGCCTATAAACGTTGAGAAATTGATTTTTGCTTTCAGATCATAAAGGGGTTTATAAAGTTGAGACGACACGTATAAAGTAAAATATCTAGGCGTTTTCAATCAAAGCACTTGATAAATTTGGAATAAAATGACTACTGTAATTCGACACAAAAGGAGATCCCGAAATAGCCTAAACCGGGAAAACATCGTCCAAGTCGCGATGGAAATCCTACAAAAGGAAGGAATCGATGGGCTTTCTATGCGAAAAATCGCCGAAAAGTTGGACTGCAGCGTAGCAAGTCCCTACTCTCATTTTAAAAGCCAAGAAGAAATCATTCAAGTATTGATAGCCAAAGGAGAAACAGAGCTAACCCAACGGTTGCGAAACGCGCAAAAAAACGGGAAGAGCTCCTTTGAAAAACTTGCAGAAATCGCAAGAATCTATTGGGACTTTTCTCTCAATAATAAAGAACTCCACAAAGTAATGTTCAACACCGTTCACGGACATATGCACAGAAAGGCGTTCCCAAGTTTACCCACCAGTTATAGAGTGTTTTTAGAAACAATAAGAAACGGATGCGTTAGTCGCGAGTTCAAACTTCCCAAAACGGAATATCCGACAATAGCAAGAACGATGTGGGCTTGGATGTACGGATTGATGGTATTAGATCTTACGAATATGCTCAAACGCCGTCGTGGAGGAAAAGACGATCCGTTAGCGGAAGGTTTTTCGTATTTTCAGAAAATTCTTTTAGGAGAATAAGCCTTTTAATTATTAGAACTTGTCCAAAATTCGTCGAGCGTCAATAGAAGCCGGAGACGCCCGAGTTACCAGCTTGATCTTTCTGATAAAGCAGAAAATTCAAGTGCCGTCGCTCTCGGGATCGCTTCTGCAGATTTTGGGACGCGCTGTAAGTTCGAAACCTCGAAAGCAAATCGCGATAGCTTCGTATTTTAGAACATAATATAATTCTAATTCATTTTCAAGAAATTTTGGCAAATCCAATTTATGACCAAGATCCAATCCTACGGGGAACGCAATACGATCAATGGAACTTCCGCGGGACAAAAAAATCGAATCGGTAAAATCGACCAGCCGATACCCGCGGAAATAAATACGTCTTCGCCGGATTTATTTTTTTTAAATCCGACATCAAAGCTGGAATCCTCCACGGGTAAAATCGGTGAAAGATCAAAAATCGGGATTCTTACTTGCCCTCCATGAGTATGTCCGGCCAGAAACAAATCCACTTTTTCCTCATGATTTGCATTGGATGCGTCCGGATTGTGAGATAACACAATCCGGAAATCTTTATGAAAGGTACCGGATAAAGCCTTATCGATCTCAGTCCTATCCTCCAAAAAATCCCCGATTCCGGCCAGGATAAATCTTGACGCTTTTCGTTGTATTACTACGTTTTTATTTCTAACGGACCGACCGCTTCTTTCTAAAAGTTCAAGCGATAGTTTGTCGTTTGCCCAATGATCATGATTCCCGTTAACGAAATAAACGCCGTCCTTTGCCTTGAGTTCTTTTAAAATAGACCAAACTTTTAACAGCTCGGTATTCGTATTCCGCTTCTTTACATAATCTCCCAAGCCTACGATTAA
The nucleotide sequence above comes from Leptospira weilii. Encoded proteins:
- a CDS encoding acetyl-CoA C-acetyltransferase; translation: MEEAVILDGIRTPFGNFGGTLKDLSAVDLGVLVSKAILEKTGVSPDGIGESIFGNVIPTGKEAIYLARHIGLKSGLPLGVPALTLNRLCGSGMEAIVQAAKKIYLGDADAVLAGGVESMSNAPYVVRNARWGVRYGSAEFEDTLEQGLTDQYVGLIMGQTAENLADQYKISRQEQDEWAAISQTRAEKATNEGRLKDEILPVTIGGKKPVTLEKDEFIKGAAGAEKLGSLKAVFRDGGTVTAGNASGLNDGAAATIVTSASYANKVGKKPLAIIRGYGHAGCDPAKMGIGPALAIPAALKKAGLKLSDMSLVEVNEAFAAQYLAVQKELGLDPAITNVNGGAVAIGHPLGASGARVTITLAYELKRRKAKYGVASLCIGGGQGIALVLENPEA
- a CDS encoding TetR/AcrR family transcriptional regulator, with amino-acid sequence MTTVIRHKRRSRNSLNRENIVQVAMEILQKEGIDGLSMRKIAEKLDCSVASPYSHFKSQEEIIQVLIAKGETELTQRLRNAQKNGKSSFEKLAEIARIYWDFSLNNKELHKVMFNTVHGHMHRKAFPSLPTSYRVFLETIRNGCVSREFKLPKTEYPTIARTMWAWMYGLMVLDLTNMLKRRRGGKDDPLAEGFSYFQKILLGE
- a CDS encoding metallophosphoesterase yields the protein MRKIRFYIIIVLLFIGVNCLFVERYWVRFQEYEFKSDKVSKDFDGYKIAVVSDLHYGFLNPEFWIRWVIEEINSRNVDLIVGLGDYVKKRNTNTELLKVWSILKELKAKDGVYFVNGNHDHWANDKLSLELLERSGRSVRNKNVVIQRKASRFILAGIGDFLEDRTEIDKALSGTFHKDFRIVLSHNPDASNANHEEKVDLFLAGHTHGGQVRIPIFDLSPILPVEDSSFDVGFKKNKSGEDVFISAGIGWSILPIRFFCPAEVPLIVLRSP